One window of Vibrio alfacsensis genomic DNA carries:
- a CDS encoding acetyl-CoA C-acetyltransferase → MAQAYIVDALRTPTGRRKGSLSHIHAIDLGAHVLRALVDRNAIPAQDYDDVIFGCVDTIGSQAGNIARTSWLAAGLPLNVPGTTVDRQCGSSQQAIHFAAQAVMSGTQDVIAVGGVQTMTQIPISSAMLAGQPLGFSTPFAESEKWQARFGDAPVDQFYAAQRIADHWNITRAEMEAFSLESHRRAIVAREEGVFEREIVPIADLTADETPRQTSVEKMAELDPVGHAYPSITAAVSSQTCDASAALLIVSEAALKRYNLTPRARIHHMSVLGDDPIWHLTAPIPATKAALKKAGLSMGDIDISEVNEAFASVAMAWMKETGCDHERMNVNGGAIALGHPLGATGARLMTGLLHELERRGGRYGLQAMCEGGGVANVTIIERL, encoded by the coding sequence ATGGCACAGGCATATATTGTTGATGCACTAAGAACACCGACTGGGCGACGTAAAGGCAGTCTATCGCACATTCATGCAATAGACTTAGGCGCACATGTTCTTAGAGCTTTAGTGGACCGTAACGCAATACCGGCACAAGACTATGACGATGTCATTTTTGGGTGTGTTGATACCATTGGATCACAGGCTGGTAATATCGCCCGAACCAGTTGGTTAGCCGCTGGTTTGCCATTGAATGTGCCGGGCACCACGGTTGATCGTCAATGTGGTTCATCTCAACAGGCGATTCATTTTGCCGCGCAGGCAGTGATGAGTGGAACACAAGACGTTATTGCGGTCGGTGGTGTCCAAACCATGACGCAAATTCCAATATCGTCAGCCATGCTTGCTGGGCAACCTCTTGGCTTCTCTACGCCTTTTGCTGAAAGTGAGAAGTGGCAAGCCCGTTTTGGCGACGCACCCGTCGATCAGTTTTATGCGGCGCAACGCATTGCTGATCATTGGAATATCACTCGTGCAGAAATGGAGGCGTTCTCTTTAGAAAGCCACCGAAGAGCCATTGTTGCGCGAGAAGAAGGCGTTTTTGAGCGTGAAATAGTCCCTATTGCAGATTTGACTGCTGACGAAACGCCAAGGCAAACGTCTGTCGAAAAAATGGCAGAGCTCGATCCTGTTGGTCATGCTTATCCATCTATTACCGCGGCCGTTTCTAGCCAAACGTGTGACGCTTCTGCCGCGTTGTTGATTGTCTCTGAAGCTGCTTTGAAACGTTATAACCTAACGCCTCGGGCACGTATTCATCACATGAGTGTATTGGGAGACGACCCAATTTGGCACCTGACGGCGCCTATTCCTGCCACAAAAGCGGCGTTGAAAAAAGCGGGCTTATCAATGGGTGACATTGATATCTCAGAGGTGAATGAGGCTTTTGCATCGGTTGCGATGGCGTGGATGAAAGAAACTGGATGCGACCACGAACGAATGAACGTTAATGGTGGCGCGATTGCATTGGGGCACCCATTAGGCGCAACTGGCGCTAGGTTAATGACAGGATTGCTGCATGAATTAGAACGACGCGGTGGTCGTTATGGATTGCAAGCCATGTGTGAGGGTGGCGGTGTTGCGAATGTCACCATCATCGAGAGACTTTAA
- a CDS encoding PBPRA1643 family SWIM/SEC-C metal-binding motif protein: protein MSKLFFKGRIETRQNHVLSGYNVNRTVKAGTAEAPITVTVQSDERKAAIEAILEEKSIIATIIVDANQEENTVELDTLLNKPSTTVFDKTPNRNDPCTCGSGKKYKKCCA from the coding sequence ATGTCTAAACTGTTTTTCAAAGGCCGAATTGAAACTAGGCAAAATCACGTATTATCGGGCTACAACGTAAATCGCACAGTAAAAGCTGGTACTGCTGAAGCACCAATCACTGTAACAGTACAATCTGACGAGCGTAAGGCTGCTATTGAAGCCATCTTAGAAGAGAAAAGCATCATCGCAACAATCATCGTAGATGCAAATCAAGAAGAGAATACGGTAGAGTTAGACACACTACTAAACAAGCCATCAACAACCGTATTTGATAAAACGCCAAACAGAAATGACCCATGCACATGTGGTAGCGGCAAGAAATACAAAAAGTGCTGTGCGTAA
- a CDS encoding Txe/YoeB family addiction module toxin, translating to MSSHQRLLAWTDEAWNDYLYWQNQDKKTLKRINKLINDVKRSPFEGIGKPEPLKENLAGFWSRRIDDTNRLVYAVDNQAITIISCRYHY from the coding sequence ATGAGTAGTCACCAGCGTTTGCTCGCTTGGACTGACGAAGCTTGGAATGACTACCTGTATTGGCAAAATCAGGACAAGAAAACACTCAAGCGTATCAATAAATTAATTAATGATGTAAAGCGCTCGCCCTTTGAGGGGATTGGTAAACCAGAGCCTTTAAAAGAGAACCTGGCGGGTTTCTGGTCACGTCGCATTGATGATACCAATCGTCTCGTTTACGCGGTCGATAACCAGGCGATAACCATTATTTCTTGCCGTTACCATTATTAA
- a CDS encoding type II toxin-antitoxin system Phd/YefM family antitoxin, whose translation MRIVSFTEARNSLKAVLDGVVNDADTTIITRRDSEDAVVMSLDYYNSLMETVHLLRSPENADHLKRSIAQYRAGQVTSRDLIDE comes from the coding sequence ATGAGAATCGTATCTTTTACTGAAGCACGAAATAGTTTAAAAGCGGTGTTAGACGGTGTGGTTAATGATGCTGACACGACGATCATTACGCGGAGAGACTCAGAAGATGCTGTGGTGATGTCATTAGATTATTACAACAGTTTGATGGAAACGGTGCACTTACTGCGTTCTCCAGAGAACGCGGATCATCTCAAGCGTTCAATCGCTCAATATCGTGCTGGCCAAGTGACTTCTCGAGACTTAATTGATGAGTAG
- a CDS encoding acyl-CoA dehydrogenase family protein, protein MDFTFTDDQLAFKEAISRFLMTEAAPEVLREIWETDSGRSPQLMTNIAEQGMLAVSVPEQVGGIGMGDVAWSLLTQELGYYCIADVVADTGYTAVGLLSSLPQSSQRDEWLEQIAAGALRVAVSHPVNSLVSDAHLADLILMFDGDDLHAVVRDQVDLEESKSIDTSRRLAKVSWSSVPDTKLIGGEVGRALKQQLLNRGSLATAGQLLGLAQRMLDLSVDYVAQRKQFGRAIGSFQALKHHLADIAKEIEFARPVLYRAAHSLESGHPDVDFHVSQAKLFATKAAHLAAKHGIQVHGAMGYTWEVDLQMFMKRTWALESYWGSKAFHQQRLNQFVHGTLVQALDGAGPSSTFGRG, encoded by the coding sequence ATGGATTTTACGTTCACAGACGATCAATTAGCTTTCAAAGAAGCGATCAGTCGTTTTCTCATGACAGAAGCTGCGCCTGAAGTATTACGAGAAATTTGGGAAACCGATTCAGGACGCTCTCCTCAGCTGATGACCAATATTGCTGAGCAAGGCATGCTCGCGGTTTCTGTTCCTGAACAGGTTGGTGGCATCGGTATGGGGGATGTTGCCTGGTCTTTATTGACCCAGGAACTTGGTTACTACTGTATTGCAGATGTAGTCGCCGATACGGGCTACACGGCCGTTGGACTTTTGAGTTCGCTACCGCAGTCCAGTCAGCGTGATGAATGGCTAGAACAAATTGCAGCCGGTGCTTTACGTGTGGCAGTGTCCCATCCCGTCAATTCGCTTGTATCAGACGCGCATCTTGCTGACCTCATATTGATGTTTGATGGTGACGATCTTCATGCCGTTGTGCGTGACCAAGTCGACCTTGAAGAAAGTAAAAGTATTGATACCTCACGTCGCTTAGCCAAAGTGTCATGGAGTTCTGTGCCTGACACAAAATTGATCGGCGGAGAGGTTGGACGAGCGCTTAAGCAACAGCTGTTAAATAGAGGCTCGCTCGCGACGGCAGGGCAATTACTTGGGCTTGCCCAGCGTATGCTCGATCTGTCTGTTGATTATGTCGCTCAGAGAAAACAGTTTGGTCGTGCCATTGGTAGCTTCCAAGCACTAAAGCATCACTTAGCTGACATCGCGAAAGAGATAGAGTTTGCGCGACCTGTTTTGTACCGCGCGGCACACTCACTGGAGTCAGGCCATCCCGATGTGGATTTTCATGTTTCCCAAGCCAAGCTTTTTGCAACCAAAGCCGCCCATTTAGCTGCAAAACATGGCATTCAGGTTCATGGCGCAATGGGTTACACCTGGGAGGTGGATTTGCAAATGTTCATGAAACGGACATGGGCCCTAGAATCTTACTGGGGGTCAAAGGCATTTCATCAACAACGTCTGAATCAATTTGTTCACGGTACATTAGTTCAAGCACTTGACGGTGCAGGTCCATCATCCACATTTGGGAGGGGCTAA
- a CDS encoding amidase — protein sequence MAIIDPKVDDVDRRRRQLLKGSLGTGALIASGLSFTANASAWKNASLPLPEYESWDVTDMAALLKSGEVTPLELFDAASARFEQRKQFNLLSVNHFEQARESAQALSNKTSEERAVLYENAPLLGVPFALKDLHIQLKDTITTNGSEFYKDARATQNSTLTDRYQAAGLNILAKLTSPEFGQTATTESKLHGDTLNPWDVRYSSGGSSGGSAVAVAARILPAAHASDGGGSIRIPAAHCGVFGLKPSRGLVPTGPKHMEGWMGLSVHNVITRSVRDTATLLSVTTGQEAGSRIPHQQHDYLQAITQPPKRLKIAIMDSHPFGLPIDQDCLDGIEKTAALLTSLGHHVEKASPVLPIESMFKGMGVATSSGVLHAVRDREASLGRAAKESEFSPIVWQHIQRAKTFTAQQVYDARSAFDQGGKAFDQFFTQYDVILSPVTTGPPPKIGELTLYQPYETFVQEVIKASPITALFNMTGLPAMSVPLHWNAENLPIGMHFAAGFGQEALLLSLAAQLESALPWQNRVPSTIS from the coding sequence ATGGCGATTATTGATCCTAAAGTGGACGATGTTGACCGTCGACGTAGGCAACTGCTTAAAGGCAGTTTGGGAACCGGTGCGTTAATCGCTTCTGGTTTAAGCTTTACGGCCAATGCTTCTGCTTGGAAAAATGCATCCTTGCCATTACCTGAATATGAAAGCTGGGATGTGACCGACATGGCCGCTTTGCTTAAAAGCGGTGAAGTAACCCCGTTAGAATTGTTTGATGCTGCGAGTGCTAGGTTTGAACAGCGTAAACAGTTTAATTTACTGTCGGTTAATCATTTCGAGCAAGCCCGAGAAAGCGCACAAGCACTGAGTAATAAAACGAGTGAAGAGCGCGCTGTACTTTATGAGAACGCTCCTCTGCTTGGAGTGCCATTTGCCCTCAAAGATCTGCATATTCAACTAAAAGATACCATTACAACCAATGGTAGCGAATTCTATAAAGACGCGAGAGCGACACAAAACTCGACACTGACTGACCGCTATCAAGCAGCTGGTCTGAATATATTGGCAAAATTGACCAGTCCAGAATTTGGGCAGACAGCAACGACAGAATCGAAATTGCATGGTGATACGCTTAACCCTTGGGATGTACGCTACTCCAGCGGTGGTTCCAGTGGCGGTTCTGCGGTCGCGGTTGCCGCTCGAATTCTACCTGCAGCTCATGCTAGCGATGGTGGTGGCTCAATCCGAATTCCTGCTGCGCATTGTGGGGTTTTTGGCCTAAAACCAAGTCGAGGTTTGGTGCCTACGGGACCAAAACATATGGAAGGCTGGATGGGATTGTCGGTACATAATGTGATCACTCGTTCAGTAAGAGATACCGCTACTCTCTTATCGGTGACGACCGGGCAGGAGGCTGGCTCACGCATCCCGCATCAACAGCATGATTATCTGCAAGCGATAACGCAACCGCCTAAGCGTTTAAAGATAGCCATTATGGATTCTCATCCATTTGGGCTACCTATCGACCAAGATTGCTTAGATGGCATTGAAAAAACCGCGGCACTGCTGACGTCTTTAGGTCATCACGTGGAAAAAGCCAGCCCTGTACTGCCAATCGAATCCATGTTTAAAGGCATGGGCGTCGCGACATCAAGCGGTGTGCTGCATGCAGTAAGAGATAGAGAGGCGAGCCTTGGCCGAGCGGCGAAAGAGAGCGAGTTTTCTCCTATTGTATGGCAGCATATACAGCGAGCGAAGACGTTCACTGCACAACAAGTTTATGATGCTCGTAGTGCATTTGATCAAGGTGGAAAAGCCTTTGATCAGTTCTTCACTCAGTATGATGTGATCCTGTCACCTGTCACCACCGGGCCGCCACCTAAGATCGGTGAGCTCACGTTATATCAGCCTTATGAAACCTTTGTTCAAGAGGTGATTAAAGCGTCGCCAATTACTGCATTGTTCAATATGACAGGATTGCCGGCAATGTCAGTGCCATTGCATTGGAACGCAGAAAATCTACCTATTGGGATGCACTTTGCTGCTGGGTTTGGCCAAGAAGCGTTATTACTTTCCCTTGCAGCGCAGCTTGAATCGGCCTTGCCTTGGCAAAATCGCGTGCCAAGTACCATTTCCTGA
- a CDS encoding SDR family oxidoreductase, translated as MELCKGRTVIITGAGGGLGRAYAIAFAKQGANVVVNDIRPEAAAAVVDEIITRGGKAIANSNDITTMGTAQLIVDATLEAFGDVHVLVNNAGILADRMFVSLTEDDWDKVMQVHLKGHFCLANILSRRWRDLAKAGHHIDARIINTTSGAGLQGSIGQSNYSAAKGGVASLTLVQAAELKRYGITSNALAPAARTHMTESAMPDVVKKPEDDSFDLWAPENVAPLVVWLGSEHSSHVTGQIFESQGGRISLGDGWRTGVTEDKGAMWEADQIGSAIDSLMKRAQPAQKVWGS; from the coding sequence ATGGAATTGTGTAAAGGACGTACCGTGATCATCACAGGTGCCGGTGGCGGGTTAGGCAGAGCGTATGCCATCGCGTTTGCTAAACAAGGTGCGAATGTTGTGGTTAATGATATTCGTCCAGAAGCGGCGGCTGCGGTTGTGGATGAAATTATTACTCGGGGTGGAAAGGCAATTGCGAATAGTAACGACATTACGACGATGGGCACTGCGCAATTGATTGTTGATGCGACACTTGAGGCATTTGGTGATGTACATGTGTTAGTAAATAACGCTGGGATTTTAGCCGACAGAATGTTTGTTAGCTTGACCGAAGACGATTGGGACAAGGTCATGCAGGTGCATTTAAAAGGGCACTTTTGCCTTGCTAATATTTTGTCGCGCCGTTGGCGAGATCTTGCGAAAGCCGGGCATCACATTGACGCCCGCATTATCAATACGACATCGGGTGCGGGCTTACAAGGGTCGATTGGTCAGTCGAATTACTCTGCAGCAAAAGGGGGAGTTGCGAGCTTAACGCTTGTCCAAGCAGCGGAGCTCAAACGATACGGTATTACCAGTAATGCACTTGCGCCAGCTGCTCGCACGCACATGACGGAAAGCGCGATGCCCGATGTCGTTAAAAAGCCTGAGGACGATAGCTTTGACCTTTGGGCTCCGGAAAATGTTGCTCCGCTTGTTGTGTGGCTTGGCAGCGAACATTCGTCTCATGTAACGGGGCAAATATTTGAAAGTCAGGGCGGTCGTATTTCTTTAGGCGACGGTTGGCGTACCGGGGTAACTGAAGATAAAGGCGCAATGTGGGAAGCCGATCAAATCGGCTCGGCGATCGATTCGCTGATGAAGCGAGCGCAGCCTGCCCAAAAAGTGTGGGGGAGCTAG
- a CDS encoding type II toxin-antitoxin system Phd/YefM family antitoxin, which yields MQSLTANNAKTKFGDLLMKVQREPVQISKNGSPVAVIMSCEEYEQLEQLKMMMLKSRFEQAERDIENGDLVDGDEFMKALNQGQFD from the coding sequence ATGCAATCACTAACCGCGAATAATGCAAAAACAAAATTTGGCGACCTATTGATGAAAGTTCAGCGCGAGCCTGTACAAATTAGTAAAAATGGTTCGCCAGTTGCTGTCATAATGTCTTGCGAAGAATACGAGCAACTTGAACAACTAAAGATGATGATGCTCAAGTCTCGTTTTGAACAGGCAGAGCGCGACATCGAGAATGGAGATCTTGTCGATGGCGACGAATTTATGAAGGCACTCAACCAAGGACAGTTTGATTGA